In the genome of Polaribacter atrinae, one region contains:
- a CDS encoding hydroxymethylpyrimidine/phosphomethylpyrimidine kinase, with translation MKTKNYILTIAGLDPSSGAGITSDIKTFEAHHLYGLSVCTAVTVQSDVKFTDCVWIKKKVILSQIQQLFKRFSIPVVKIGIIQSWKVLLEVILTLKKLHPDIKIVLDPILKASAGFTFHTIQDLDTFEKVLENCAFITPNYDEIKALFPDKSIEETIEFISEKTNIYLKGGHRTDKKGWDEVYYSKIVKLNIPPITTKPIFEKHGSGCVLSAALAANLSKEIPLKDACRNTKLYTEQFLSSNDSLLGTHNYQNE, from the coding sequence TTGAAAACTAAAAACTACATACTCACCATTGCAGGTTTAGATCCATCAAGCGGAGCAGGAATCACGTCAGATATCAAAACATTTGAGGCGCATCATCTATACGGGTTATCGGTGTGTACGGCTGTTACGGTTCAGAGTGATGTAAAATTTACAGATTGTGTTTGGATAAAAAAAAAAGTCATATTAAGTCAGATACAACAACTTTTTAAACGCTTTTCAATTCCTGTTGTAAAAATAGGAATTATTCAATCTTGGAAAGTTTTATTAGAAGTCATTCTGACTCTAAAAAAGTTACATCCGGATATAAAAATAGTCTTAGATCCTATTTTAAAAGCAAGTGCAGGTTTTACATTTCATACTATTCAAGATTTAGACACTTTCGAAAAAGTATTAGAAAACTGTGCATTTATCACCCCAAATTACGATGAGATAAAAGCATTGTTTCCCGATAAAAGCATTGAAGAAACCATCGAATTTATATCAGAAAAAACAAATATTTATCTAAAAGGCGGACATAGAACCGATAAAAAAGGTTGGGACGAGGTGTATTACAGTAAAATAGTAAAACTCAATATTCCGCCAATAACAACAAAACCCATTTTTGAAAAACATGGCAGTGGTTGTGTTTTATCCGCTGCATTAGCGGCAAATTTATCAAAAGAGATTCCTTTAAAAGACGCTTGTAGAAACACAAAATTGTACACAGAACAGTTTTTAAGTTCTAACGATTCTTTATTAGGAACGCATAATTATCAAAACGAATGA
- a CDS encoding thiazole synthase encodes MSQKLKIADKEFTSRLFTGTGKFSSSKLMKEALLASESELITVALKRVDVQNEEDDILSHLNHQHINLLPNTSGVRTAKEAVFAAELSREALETNWVKLEIHPDPRYLLPDPIETLKAAEELVKLGFVVMPYIHADPVLCKRLEEVGVQCVMPLGAPIGSNKGLKTVDFLDIIIEQSNVPVIVDAGIGAPSHAAYAMELGADAVLVNTAIAVSKNPVAMAKAFKMAVEAGRMAFEAKLAPRSEMAIASSPLTSFLN; translated from the coding sequence ATGAGTCAAAAATTAAAAATAGCAGACAAAGAATTTACTTCTCGTTTATTTACAGGAACAGGAAAGTTTAGTTCATCAAAATTAATGAAAGAAGCATTGTTAGCTTCCGAAAGTGAGTTGATTACAGTGGCTTTAAAAAGGGTAGATGTTCAGAACGAGGAAGATGATATTTTATCACATTTAAACCATCAGCATATCAACTTATTACCAAATACCTCTGGAGTTAGAACCGCAAAAGAAGCTGTTTTTGCAGCAGAATTGTCTAGAGAAGCTTTAGAAACCAATTGGGTAAAATTAGAAATTCATCCAGACCCAAGATACTTATTGCCAGATCCTATAGAAACGCTTAAAGCTGCAGAAGAATTGGTGAAATTAGGTTTTGTAGTTATGCCTTATATTCATGCAGATCCTGTTTTATGTAAACGACTAGAAGAAGTTGGTGTGCAATGTGTAATGCCTTTGGGGGCACCAATTGGTAGTAATAAAGGATTAAAAACAGTTGATTTTTTAGATATTATTATAGAACAATCTAACGTACCTGTAATTGTAGATGCCGGTATTGGTGCGCCATCTCATGCTGCGTATGCAATGGAATTAGGCGCAGATGCTGTTTTGGTAAATACGGCAATTGCTGTTTCTAAAAACCCTGTTGCGATGGCAAAAGCCTTTAAAATGGCAGTGGAAGCAGGTAGAATGGCGTTTGAAGCAAAATTGGCTCCGAGAAGTGAAATGGCAATTGCAAGTAGTCCGTTAACGAGTTTTTTAAATTAA
- the thiE gene encoding thiamine phosphate synthase: protein MIHKLHYISQGETPKEHLENIQKACGSGADWVQLRLKNSDAKTILETAKEAREITTRFKAKLIINDHYTVVKEIKADGVHLGKTDECPLKVRDFLGASYIIGGTANTLEDCRSLLDKKVDYIGLGPYQFTETKKNLSPVLGVEGYQKLLEELKTETPIIAIGGIALKDVAKITNTGIYGIAISGAITKDVTSIAEFQEILN, encoded by the coding sequence ATGATTCATAAATTACATTATATATCGCAAGGAGAAACGCCCAAAGAACATTTAGAAAACATACAAAAAGCGTGTGGTTCTGGTGCAGATTGGGTGCAATTACGTTTAAAAAATAGTGATGCTAAAACTATTTTAGAAACGGCAAAAGAAGCAAGAGAAATAACAACCCGCTTTAAAGCCAAATTAATTATAAACGATCATTACACCGTTGTAAAAGAGATAAAAGCAGACGGCGTTCATTTAGGAAAAACAGATGAATGCCCTCTAAAAGTTCGTGACTTTTTAGGAGCGTCTTACATTATTGGAGGAACAGCAAATACATTAGAAGATTGCAGAAGTTTATTAGATAAAAAAGTAGATTATATAGGTCTAGGCCCTTATCAATTTACCGAAACAAAAAAGAATTTAAGTCCGGTTTTAGGTGTCGAAGGATATCAAAAATTATTAGAAGAACTAAAAACTGAAACTCCAATTATTGCTATTGGAGGAATTGCTTTAAAAGATGTTGCAAAAATTACAAATACAGGTATTTACGGAATTGCAATTTCTGGAGCCATCACAAAAGATGTAACTAGTATTGCTGAATTTCAAGAAATTTTAAATTGA
- the moeB gene encoding molybdopterin-synthase adenylyltransferase MoeB codes for MMLTSEEKKQYNRHLILDKIGEEGQLKLKQAKVLVIGAGGLGCPVLQYLTAAGVGTIGIIDDDVVDQSNLQRQILYTVDDIGLSKAKTAAKRLSRLNPFVNFKVYQKKLTRENAILVFTNYDIIVDGSDNFSTRYLVNDAAIITNKPLVYGSIFKFEGQVSVFNYQGSGTYRCLYPTPPKPNESPNCSEIGVLGVLPGIIGSLQANETIKIICEIGAVLANKLLIYDSLQMNQMVLKYEKDSKTNVTALETDYDFFCGILSKEEISLEELQKNKEKYNLLDVREIWEREKYHIGGQHIPLGELLERLDEVYQNKDLVVFCQSGVRSAKAIEVLSNHHFKAKLLNLKGGCV; via the coding sequence ATCATGCTAACATCAGAAGAAAAAAAACAATACAACCGTCATTTAATTCTAGATAAAATAGGAGAAGAAGGTCAATTGAAACTAAAACAAGCCAAAGTTTTGGTTATTGGAGCTGGCGGATTAGGTTGCCCTGTTTTACAATATTTAACTGCTGCAGGTGTTGGTACAATCGGTATTATTGATGACGATGTGGTAGATCAAAGTAACTTACAACGTCAGATTTTATATACAGTTGATGATATTGGTTTGTCAAAAGCAAAAACTGCAGCAAAGCGATTGTCTAGATTAAATCCGTTTGTGAATTTTAAGGTGTATCAAAAGAAATTAACCAGAGAAAATGCCATTTTAGTATTCACTAATTATGATATTATTGTAGACGGAAGCGATAATTTTTCGACACGTTATTTGGTAAATGATGCGGCTATAATTACAAACAAACCTTTGGTTTATGGATCTATATTTAAGTTTGAAGGTCAGGTGAGTGTTTTTAACTATCAAGGAAGTGGTACATATAGGTGTTTGTATCCAACGCCACCAAAACCAAACGAATCTCCTAATTGTTCAGAAATTGGTGTTTTAGGCGTGTTACCTGGAATTATAGGAAGTTTACAAGCCAATGAAACTATTAAGATTATTTGTGAAATAGGAGCCGTTTTAGCCAATAAATTATTGATTTATGATTCTTTACAAATGAATCAAATGGTACTGAAATATGAAAAAGACAGTAAAACCAACGTTACTGCTTTAGAAACCGATTATGACTTTTTCTGTGGAATTTTATCCAAAGAAGAAATTTCTTTAGAAGAACTTCAAAAAAATAAAGAAAAATATAATTTATTAGATGTGCGAGAAATTTGGGAAAGAGAAAAATATCATATTGGAGGGCAACATATTCCTTTAGGAGAATTATTAGAACGTTTAGATGAGGTGTATCAAAATAAAGATTTAGTCGTGTTTTGTCAGTCAGGTGTGAGAAGTGCAAAAGCAATTGAAGTTTTATCGAATCATCATTTTAAGGCAAAACTCTTAAATTTAAAAGGAGGTTGTGTCTAA
- a CDS encoding thiamine phosphate synthase, with protein sequence MIVLIAPEKDIPNEIDILNQLFENGLRFYHFRKPEKNYEEHVTYLNQIDKEYHNRIVVHYHHELINDFNLKGIHFQEQKRIDYIDNPSEYFKTLNMYGKTISSSFHEPKVLKDCYFEFDYHLLSPVFSSISKEGYEGKGFDVNDINKTIVGMGGINSETIQETLQLGFKGIGVLGGVWNAENPVESFKSIKDKYYSLV encoded by the coding sequence ATGATAGTTCTTATTGCACCAGAAAAAGATATTCCTAATGAAATTGACATACTAAACCAGTTATTCGAAAATGGTTTGCGTTTTTATCATTTTAGAAAACCAGAAAAAAACTACGAAGAACACGTTACGTATTTAAATCAAATAGATAAAGAATACCACAACAGAATTGTAGTGCATTATCATCATGAATTAATAAATGATTTTAATTTAAAAGGCATTCATTTTCAAGAGCAAAAACGCATAGATTATATCGATAATCCGAGTGAGTACTTTAAAACGTTAAACATGTATGGTAAAACAATTAGTTCTTCTTTTCATGAGCCAAAAGTTTTAAAGGATTGTTATTTCGAGTTCGATTACCATTTATTAAGTCCGGTTTTTTCATCGATTTCTAAAGAAGGGTACGAAGGCAAAGGTTTTGATGTAAATGATATCAATAAAACCATTGTTGGTATGGGCGGAATAAATTCTGAAACCATACAAGAAACTTTACAACTAGGTTTTAAAGGAATTGGTGTTTTAGGTGGCGTTTGGAATGCAGAAAACCCAGTAGAGAGTTTTAAAAGTATAAAAGATAAGTATTATTCGTTAGTTTAA
- the thiC gene encoding phosphomethylpyrimidine synthase ThiC: MKSKDTAPKQDGITRHPFPNSTKVYVSGKIHPQIKVAMREIALSDTTDSMTKKKTPNEPVTVYDTSGPYTDPKKEINIHAGIERIREQWILDRNNVEQLEGFSSDYCNERLNDKSLDHMRFFLLKKPLRAKKGQNVTQLHYAKKGIITPEMEYIAIRENQRIDEMTEIRKQHKGEHFGASIPDKITAEFVRSEVARGRAVIPSNINHPEAEPMILGRNFLVKINANIGNSAVTSSIEEEVEKAVWACRWGADNIMDLSTGENIHETREWIVRNSPVPIGTVPIYQALEKVNGVAEDLTWEIFRDTLIEQAEQGVDYFTIHAGVLLRYVPMTAKRVTGIVSRGGSIMAKWCLAHHKESFLYTHFEDICEILKQYDVAFSLGDGLRPGSVADANDEAQFAELETLGELTQIARKHEVQCFIEGPGHVPMHMIKENMEKQIEVCDEAPFYTLGPLTTDIAPGYDHITSGIGAAMIGWFGCAMLCYVTPKEHLGLPNKEDVRVGVVTYKLAAHAADLAKGHPGSQHRDNALSMARFEFRWHDQFNLGLDPERALEYHDETLPADGAKVAHFCSMCGPKFCSMKISQEVRDFAAENDIVNNEVIAKGFEEKSKEFKEKGSEVYL; encoded by the coding sequence ATGAAGAGCAAAGACACCGCACCAAAGCAAGACGGAATTACAAGACATCCGTTTCCTAATTCTACAAAAGTGTATGTATCAGGTAAAATTCATCCACAGATTAAAGTCGCAATGCGAGAAATTGCATTAAGCGATACTACAGATTCTATGACGAAAAAGAAAACGCCAAATGAACCTGTAACTGTATATGATACTTCTGGGCCTTACACAGATCCTAAAAAAGAAATTAATATCCATGCAGGAATAGAAAGAATTCGTGAACAATGGATTTTAGATCGAAACAACGTAGAGCAATTAGAAGGTTTTTCTTCGGATTATTGCAACGAGCGTTTAAACGATAAAAGTTTAGACCACATGCGTTTTTTCTTATTAAAGAAGCCTTTAAGAGCAAAAAAAGGACAAAACGTTACCCAATTACACTACGCTAAAAAAGGGATTATTACTCCAGAAATGGAATACATCGCTATTCGAGAAAACCAACGAATAGATGAAATGACAGAGATTAGAAAGCAGCACAAAGGCGAGCACTTTGGCGCTTCTATTCCAGATAAAATTACAGCCGAATTTGTACGTTCAGAAGTAGCGAGAGGTCGTGCGGTAATTCCTTCAAACATCAATCACCCAGAAGCAGAACCTATGATTTTAGGTAGAAATTTCTTGGTTAAGATCAATGCAAATATTGGTAACTCTGCCGTAACTTCATCTATCGAAGAAGAAGTAGAAAAAGCAGTTTGGGCTTGTCGTTGGGGAGCAGATAATATTATGGATTTATCTACAGGGGAAAATATTCATGAAACGCGCGAGTGGATTGTTCGTAATTCTCCAGTGCCAATTGGTACCGTGCCAATTTATCAAGCCTTAGAAAAGGTAAACGGTGTTGCAGAAGACTTAACATGGGAAATTTTCCGTGATACGTTAATTGAGCAAGCAGAACAAGGTGTCGATTATTTTACCATTCACGCAGGTGTTTTGTTACGTTACGTACCCATGACCGCAAAACGTGTTACCGGTATTGTTTCTCGTGGTGGTTCTATCATGGCAAAATGGTGTTTGGCGCATCATAAAGAAAGCTTTTTATACACACATTTCGAAGATATTTGTGAGATTTTAAAACAATACGATGTTGCCTTTTCTTTAGGTGATGGATTACGTCCGGGTTCTGTAGCAGATGCCAATGACGAAGCGCAGTTTGCCGAATTAGAAACTTTAGGTGAGTTAACTCAAATTGCTCGTAAGCACGAAGTTCAGTGTTTTATAGAAGGTCCAGGTCACGTGCCAATGCACATGATTAAAGAAAATATGGAGAAACAAATTGAGGTTTGTGACGAAGCTCCTTTTTATACTTTAGGTCCTTTAACAACAGATATTGCTCCAGGTTACGATCATATAACATCCGGAATTGGAGCCGCTATGATTGGTTGGTTTGGTTGTGCCATGTTGTGTTACGTCACGCCAAAAGAACACTTAGGTTTGCCTAATAAAGAAGACGTTCGTGTGGGTGTTGTAACTTATAAATTGGCGGCGCATGCAGCAGATTTGGCAAAAGGGCATCCAGGTTCTCAGCATAGAGATAACGCCTTAAGTATGGCGCGTTTTGAGTTCCGTTGGCACGATCAATTCAATTTAGGATTAGATCCAGAACGAGCTTTAGAATACCATGATGAAACCTTGCCTGCAGACGGAGCAAAAGTGGCGCATTTCTGTTCTATGTGCGGACCGAAATTCTGTTCTATGAAAATTTCTCAGGAGGTTAGAGACTTTGCTGCCGAAAACGACATTGTAAATAATGAAGTAATTGCAAAAGGTTTCGAAGAAAAATCGAAAGAGTTTAAAGAAAAAGGATCAGAAGTGTATTTATAA
- the thiH gene encoding 2-iminoacetate synthase ThiH, producing the protein MSHFKELFDTYNWDFSLKSIFDKTAVEVKQALLKDKLDLEDFKALISPAAKPFLEEMAHKSQLLTKKRFGNTMQMYVPMYLSNECQNICTYCGFSMTNKIPRRTLTDAEILKEVAFLKAKGYDHILLVTGEANKKVGVEYIKNAIQIIRSQFSNITIEVQPLDQDEYELLVENGLYAVLVYQETYHRDEYKKHHPKGKKSNFDYRLDTPDRLGKAGVHKIGLGSLFGLEDWRADSFFTALHLKYLQKTYWKTKYSISFPRLRPHSGGLEPKVEMTDSDLVQLICAFRLFDEDIELSMSTRESEVFRNHIVNLGITSISAESKTNPGGYSVEPQSLEQFEISDERSTEDIVQMLKNQDLEVVWKDWEHFK; encoded by the coding sequence ATGAGTCATTTTAAAGAACTTTTCGATACCTATAATTGGGATTTTAGTCTAAAAAGTATTTTTGATAAAACAGCTGTTGAGGTAAAACAAGCTTTGTTAAAAGACAAACTAGATTTAGAAGATTTTAAAGCCTTAATTTCTCCTGCTGCAAAACCATTTTTAGAAGAAATGGCACATAAAAGTCAGTTGTTGACAAAGAAGCGTTTTGGTAATACTATGCAAATGTATGTGCCAATGTATTTGAGTAACGAATGCCAGAATATTTGTACGTATTGCGGTTTTAGTATGACCAACAAAATTCCAAGGCGAACTTTAACAGATGCAGAAATTTTAAAGGAAGTTGCCTTTTTAAAAGCGAAAGGATACGATCATATTTTGTTGGTTACAGGAGAAGCAAATAAAAAGGTAGGAGTTGAATATATTAAAAATGCTATTCAAATCATTCGTTCTCAATTTTCGAATATTACCATAGAAGTTCAACCTTTAGACCAAGACGAATATGAGCTTTTGGTAGAAAACGGATTGTATGCTGTTTTGGTGTATCAAGAAACGTATCACAGAGACGAGTATAAAAAACACCATCCGAAGGGAAAAAAATCTAATTTCGATTATCGTTTAGATACGCCAGATCGTTTAGGAAAAGCAGGAGTTCATAAAATTGGTTTGGGTTCTTTATTCGGATTAGAAGATTGGAGAGCGGATAGTTTTTTTACCGCTTTGCATTTAAAATATTTGCAAAAAACGTATTGGAAAACTAAGTATTCGATTTCTTTTCCAAGATTACGTCCGCATTCTGGCGGATTAGAACCAAAAGTGGAAATGACAGATTCAGACTTAGTGCAACTTATTTGTGCGTTTCGCTTGTTTGATGAAGATATAGAATTATCAATGTCTACCCGAGAAAGTGAAGTGTTTAGAAATCATATTGTTAATTTAGGAATTACCTCTATTAGTGCAGAATCGAAAACAAATCCGGGGGGATATTCTGTAGAACCACAATCTCTAGAACAATTTGAAATTTCAGACGAAAGAAGTACAGAAGATATTGTGCAAATGTTAAAAAATCAAGATTTAGAAGTAGTTTGGAAGGATTGGGAACATTTTAAGTAA